In one window of Helianthus annuus cultivar XRQ/B chromosome 17, HanXRQr2.0-SUNRISE, whole genome shotgun sequence DNA:
- the LOC110925942 gene encoding uncharacterized protein LOC110925942 isoform X4, protein MYLKTVGRCLSLSHILKNPRLLHHQYKINDLSVVFTRLLLLLSLSFLQILTLKETLCRFRIRSVKLVELWGTKDSDGGGDLVTAFYTAVVLQSRENIVNNGSKVKTMRKTMTENPSHRLLRWRLGSGEDSDEASQEQDTMNNTSRVVQV, encoded by the exons ATGTATCTGAAAACGGTCGGTCGTTGCCTCTCCCTGTCTCACATTTTGAAAAACCCTAGACTACTGCATCATCAGTACAAGATCAACGACCTGTCGGTGGTTTTTACTCGTCTTCTTCTTCTACTATCTCTTTCTTTCCTACAAATTCTTACTCTCAAAGAAACACTATGCAGATTTAGGATTAGATCTGTCAAACTCGTGGAGCTTTGGGGGACGAAAGATAGTGACGGTGGTGGTGATTTGGTTACAGCCTTCTATACGGCGGTGGTCCTTCAGAGCCGCGAAAACATCGTCAACAACGGTTCCAAGGTTAAAACAATGAGGAAGACCATGACAGAAAACCCTAGCCATCGCCTCCTGCGATGGCGGCTAGGTTCCGGTGAAGACTCCGACGAAGCTTCA CAGGAGCAGGACACTATGAATAATACTTCAAGGGTTGTGCAG GTTTAA
- the LOC110925942 gene encoding uncharacterized protein LOC110925942 isoform X2, giving the protein MYLKTVGRCLSLSHILKNPRLLHHQYKINDLSVVFTRLLLLLSLSFLQILTLKETLCRFRIRSVKLVELWGTKDSDGGGDLVTAFYTAVVLQSRENIVNNGSKVKTMRKTMTENPSHRLLRWRLGSGEDSDEASASCSLYLKPKVGCLFCLQQEQDTMNNTSRVVQV; this is encoded by the exons ATGTATCTGAAAACGGTCGGTCGTTGCCTCTCCCTGTCTCACATTTTGAAAAACCCTAGACTACTGCATCATCAGTACAAGATCAACGACCTGTCGGTGGTTTTTACTCGTCTTCTTCTTCTACTATCTCTTTCTTTCCTACAAATTCTTACTCTCAAAGAAACACTATGCAGATTTAGGATTAGATCTGTCAAACTCGTGGAGCTTTGGGGGACGAAAGATAGTGACGGTGGTGGTGATTTGGTTACAGCCTTCTATACGGCGGTGGTCCTTCAGAGCCGCGAAAACATCGTCAACAACGGTTCCAAGGTTAAAACAATGAGGAAGACCATGACAGAAAACCCTAGCCATCGCCTCCTGCGATGGCGGCTAGGTTCCGGTGAAGACTCCGACGAAGCTTCA GCTAG TTGTAGCCTTTATTTAAAGCCGAAGGTGGGATGTCTTTTTTGTTTGCAGCAGGAGCAGGACACTATGAATAATACTTCAAGGGTTGTGCAG GTTTAA
- the LOC110925942 gene encoding uncharacterized protein LOC110925942 isoform X3, which yields MYLKTVGRCLSLSHILKNPRLLHHQYKINDLSVVFTRLLLLLSLSFLQILTLKETLCRFRIRSVKLVELWGTKDSDGGGDLVTAFYTAVVLQSRENIVNNGSKVKTMRKTMTENPSHRLLRWRLGSGEDSDEASQEQDTMNNTSRVVQDEQDMG from the exons ATGTATCTGAAAACGGTCGGTCGTTGCCTCTCCCTGTCTCACATTTTGAAAAACCCTAGACTACTGCATCATCAGTACAAGATCAACGACCTGTCGGTGGTTTTTACTCGTCTTCTTCTTCTACTATCTCTTTCTTTCCTACAAATTCTTACTCTCAAAGAAACACTATGCAGATTTAGGATTAGATCTGTCAAACTCGTGGAGCTTTGGGGGACGAAAGATAGTGACGGTGGTGGTGATTTGGTTACAGCCTTCTATACGGCGGTGGTCCTTCAGAGCCGCGAAAACATCGTCAACAACGGTTCCAAGGTTAAAACAATGAGGAAGACCATGACAGAAAACCCTAGCCATCGCCTCCTGCGATGGCGGCTAGGTTCCGGTGAAGACTCCGACGAAGCTTCA CAGGAGCAGGACACTATGAATAATACTTCAAGGGTTGTGCAG GACGAACAAGACATGGGTTGA
- the LOC110925942 gene encoding uncharacterized protein LOC110925942 isoform X5, translated as MYLKTVGRCLSLSHILKNPRLLHHQYKINDLFRIRSVKLVELWGTKDSDGGGDLVTAFYTAVVLQSRENIVNNGSKVKTMRKTMTENPSHRLLRWRLGSGEDSDEASASCSLYLKPKVGCLFCLQQEQDTMNNTSRVVQDEQDMG; from the exons ATGTATCTGAAAACGGTCGGTCGTTGCCTCTCCCTGTCTCACATTTTGAAAAACCCTAGACTACTGCATCATCAGTACAAGATCAACGACCT ATTTAGGATTAGATCTGTCAAACTCGTGGAGCTTTGGGGGACGAAAGATAGTGACGGTGGTGGTGATTTGGTTACAGCCTTCTATACGGCGGTGGTCCTTCAGAGCCGCGAAAACATCGTCAACAACGGTTCCAAGGTTAAAACAATGAGGAAGACCATGACAGAAAACCCTAGCCATCGCCTCCTGCGATGGCGGCTAGGTTCCGGTGAAGACTCCGACGAAGCTTCA GCTAG TTGTAGCCTTTATTTAAAGCCGAAGGTGGGATGTCTTTTTTGTTTGCAGCAGGAGCAGGACACTATGAATAATACTTCAAGGGTTGTGCAG GACGAACAAGACATGGGTTGA
- the LOC110925942 gene encoding uncharacterized protein LOC110925942 isoform X1, with translation MYLKTVGRCLSLSHILKNPRLLHHQYKINDLSVVFTRLLLLLSLSFLQILTLKETLCRFRIRSVKLVELWGTKDSDGGGDLVTAFYTAVVLQSRENIVNNGSKVKTMRKTMTENPSHRLLRWRLGSGEDSDEASASCSLYLKPKVGCLFCLQQEQDTMNNTSRVVQDEQDMG, from the exons ATGTATCTGAAAACGGTCGGTCGTTGCCTCTCCCTGTCTCACATTTTGAAAAACCCTAGACTACTGCATCATCAGTACAAGATCAACGACCTGTCGGTGGTTTTTACTCGTCTTCTTCTTCTACTATCTCTTTCTTTCCTACAAATTCTTACTCTCAAAGAAACACTATGCAGATTTAGGATTAGATCTGTCAAACTCGTGGAGCTTTGGGGGACGAAAGATAGTGACGGTGGTGGTGATTTGGTTACAGCCTTCTATACGGCGGTGGTCCTTCAGAGCCGCGAAAACATCGTCAACAACGGTTCCAAGGTTAAAACAATGAGGAAGACCATGACAGAAAACCCTAGCCATCGCCTCCTGCGATGGCGGCTAGGTTCCGGTGAAGACTCCGACGAAGCTTCA GCTAG TTGTAGCCTTTATTTAAAGCCGAAGGTGGGATGTCTTTTTTGTTTGCAGCAGGAGCAGGACACTATGAATAATACTTCAAGGGTTGTGCAG GACGAACAAGACATGGGTTGA
- the LOC118488983 gene encoding pentatricopeptide repeat-containing protein At3g51320-like — protein sequence MYLIFFKADIYYLLVCIINYRNTPDMASALMLRYTRNQGFLINPKRTHFYSSQSPSDYYSFKDSSILNLIHNLTRFYQIQTRFITSGLLQNPSIAGRILKLSLTFCDIDYTLLLFKGIEFPDTYCVNTVIKGYCCSLPPHKVVNFYCEMVRRDDGVLFKPNSFTFPPLISVCGKSGDLLLGQEWHGQAVKVGVDTSLHVENALIHMYAGCGSNDVAWKVFDEMSVRDLVSWNSMVDGYAKVGDMGSAHGLFDRMPERNVVSWNVLMKGYLDGKNPGLVLKLFRTMVRTGVIWNDTTVVSVVTACGRSCRLKEGRSVHGSLIRMSVNVSLIIGTALIDMYSKCGIPDVAQVIFNRMLVKNLVCWNAMISGQSIYGNAKHGLWLFDKMVERGKFIPDEASYVGVLCGCARLGLLADAKNHFLEMTDVFNVKPNFAHYWCMANLYASHGLVDDAIKFLKNMPVDVNMSPQSSTWAGLLGSCRFNGNMTVGERIAEALIKDDPLNHSYHVLLIVIYAVSGRWEDVSRMKCLMMERGFSVPGFSLVELTQIVNGLEVGDKWEDSISKLYEHG from the coding sequence atgtatttaattttttttaaagctGATATCTATTATCTATTAGTATGTATAATAAATTATCGAAATACCCCTGATATGGCATCAGCCTTGATGCTACGCTACACAAGAAATCAAGGGTTTCTCATAAACCCCAAAAGAACCCACTTCTATTCATCTCAATCACCATCTGATTATTATTCATTCAAAGATAGCAGCATACTCAATCTTATACACAACTTGACCCGATTCTACCAGATCCAGACCCGATTCATAACCTCCGGATTGCTCCAAAACCCATCAATTGCTGGCCGAATTTTGAAGCTTTCTTTAACCTTTTGCGACATTGATTACACTTTACTTCTCTTCAAAGGTATTGAATTTCCAGATACTTATTGTGTGAATACTGTAATCAAGGGCTATTGTTGCTCTTTGCCCCCCCATAAAGTTGTGAACttttattgtgaaatggttagaAGAGATGATGGGGTTTTGTTTAAACCTAATAGTTTTACTTTTCCACCTTTGATTAGTGTGTGTGGGAAATCAGGGGATTTGTTGTTGGGTCAGGAGTGGCATGGGCAGGCTGTCAAGGTTGGGGTTGATACAAGTTTACATGTGGAGAATGCTTTGATTCATATGTATGCAGGTTGTGGCTCGAATGATGTTGCGTGgaaggtgttcgatgaaatgtctgTGAGAGATTTGGTGTCCTGGAACTCTATGGTTGATGGGTATGCGAAAGTCGGTGATATGGGTAGTGCTCATGGGTTGTTTGATCGAATGCCGGAGCGGAACGTGGTGTCGTGGAATGTGTTGATGAAGGGTTATTTGGACGGGAAGAATCCAGGGCTTGTGTTGAAGTTGTTTAGGACGATGGTTAGGACGGGTGTTATATGGAATGATACGACGGTTGTGAGTGTGGTTACGGCTTGTGGCAGGTCGTGTAGGTTGAAAGAGGGGAGGTCGGTTCATGGTTCGCTGATTCGGATGTCGGTGAATGTGAGTTTGATTATTGGCACGGCTTTAATCGATATGTATAGTAAATGTGGGATACCAGACGTTGCTCAGGTTATTTTTAACAGAATGTTAGTTAAGAATTTAGTATGTTGGAATGCGATGATTTCAGGGCAGTCGATATATGGAAACGCGAAACACGGGCTTTGGTTATTCGATAAAATGGTAGAGCGAGGCAAATTCATTCCGGATGAAGCCTCTTATGTAGGAGTACTATGTGGTTGTGCGCGATTAGGCTTGTTGGCAGACGCCAAAAACCATTTTCTTGAAATGACCGATGTTTTTAACGTAAAACCCAATTTCGCACACTATTGGTGCATGGCTAATCTTTATGCTAGCCATGGTTTAGTTGATGACGCGATTAAATTCTTGAAGAATATGCCAGTCGACGTTAATATGTCACCGCAATCGTCAACGTGGGCTGGTTTACTAGGATCGTGTCGGTTTAACGGTAACATGACTGTAGGAGAACGAATTGCAGAAGCTTTGATTAAGGATGACCCGTTGAATCATTCGTATCATGTGCTGCTTATCGTAATCTATGCGGTATCGGGGAGGTGGGAAGATGTATCTAGGATGAAGTGTTTGATGATGGAGAGAGGATTTAGTGTACCGGGTTTTAGTCTTGTAGAATTGACTCAAATAGTTAACGGTCTTGAAGTTGGAGATAAATGGGAAGATAGCATATCTAAGCTCTACGAGCACGGATAA
- the LOC110925941 gene encoding G-type lectin S-receptor-like serine/threonine-protein kinase At5g35370 produces MAATTTVVLLLLHLTTTTSTNIYSGTITPNFTASHYQFIENSGDFLRSRNRNYTAAIANPQPTSQSFYLVIYHTASHTVIWTANRNNPISSSSQVHFSTTGITINNDSGKPIWSTPVIKSTVAALQLLDSGNLILIDQLNNTLWQSFDFPTDTIVSGQRFPVWKSLTASISPADFSAGKYMFTLTPADGVLTWQGLTYFKLSMDPNSFKNSDRPVSYLTLNGSGCNLVHDPGSETVIKILLTSAVSGSDYRILKILTDGTLVIMRYTNNNWVTDFTTPADGCRSPFRCGMAGVCASGGGCSCPAGFGTDRSSNSGCSLSDNSLSLPKSCDGTGSLSHQQPENYVYFPVAGVKYFLIDFINPVQNGVGLVTCQDICSANCSCLGLFYGNKSGSCYLIENHLGSFISSNEENDSMGFIKAIDSRDRNSTSNSDFPMVIMVLLPVSGVLLISILAVWMRRTRYKRTKSDSKKLVDNSCLDDLEMFVIAGLPVRFGYEDLVEATVNFSTPVGSGGFGTVYKGVLRDKTVVAVKKITALGSQGKKEFGTEIAIIGNIHHVNLVKLKGFCTHKRDRFLVYEYMNRGSLDRTLFGPGPPLEWQERFEIAVGTARGLAYLHSGCEHKIIHCDVKPENILLSDDMQVKISDFGLSKLLSPEQSGLFTTMRGTRGYLAPEWLTNEAISDKTDVYSYGMVLLELIQGRKNCAHAPTHGSENPTTGAQGQSSGSSGSQNRHRARPLYFPLQALEMHEQGRYLDLVEPRLAGRVTKDEAEKLVKLALCCVQEEPSLRPTMANVVAMLEGTLPVGTPRLESLNFLRFYGRRFSEPSMVATEAEVEIPSGFMVSIESSGTSVSPDLFSYMSSQQVSGPR; encoded by the coding sequence ATGGCGGCCACCACCACCGTCGTActcctcctcctccacctcaccaccaccacctccaccaacATTTACTCCGGCACCATCACCCCCAACTTCACAGCCTCCCACTACCAATTCATCGAAAACTCCGGCGACTTTCTCCGATCACGTAACCGAAACTACACCGCCGCAATCGCCAACCCGCAACCCACATCGCAGTCATTCTACCTTGTTATTTACCACACCGCCTCCCACACGGTCATCTGGACCGCCAACCGGAACAACCCAATTTCAAGCTCCAGTCAAGTTCACTTTTCCACCACCGGAATAACAATCAACAATGATTCCGGCAAACCCATTTGGTCAACGCCGGTAATAAAGTCAACGGTTGCGGCTTTACAACTCCTAGACTCCGGAAACTTAATCCTCATTGACCAACTTAACAACACATTGTGGCAGTCGTTTGACTTTCCGACTGACACAATTGTGTCTGGTCAACGGTTTCCTGTTTGGAAATCGTTGACCGCTAGTATTTCTCCAGCAGATTTTTCCGCTGGAAAATACATGTTTACGTTAACCCCTGCTGACGGGGTGCTAACCTGGCAGGGGTTAACGTATTTCAAACTATCAATGGATCCAAACTCTTTTAAAAATTCTGACCGACCCGTTTCGTATTTAACACTAAACGGGTCGGGTTGTAACTTGGTCCATGACCCGGGATccgaaacagtaattaaaattcTGCTGACGTCAGCAGTTTCCGGCTCCGATTACCGGATATTAAAAATTTTAACCGACGGTACACTTGTTATTATGCGGTACACGAATAATAATTGGGTGACGGATTTCACGACTCCGGCAGACGGTTGCCGGAGTCCGTTCCGGTGCGGTATGGCCGGAGTTTGTGCCTCCGGCGGCGGGTGTTCTTGTCCGGCGGGATTCGGTACTGATCGGAGTTCAAACTCCGGTTGCTCATTGTCGGATAATTCGCTGTCGTTGCCGAAATCTTGTGATGGAACTGGATCTCTAAGCCACCAGCAACCGgaaaattatgtttattttccGGTTGCTGGTGTGAAGTATTTTTTAATTGATTTTATAAATCCGGTTCAAAACGGCGTCGGATTGGTGACGTGTCAAGATATTTGTTCAGCCAACTGTTCATGCTTGGGTTTGTTTTATGGGAATAAATCTGGATCATGTTATTTGATTGAAAACCATTTGGGATCATTCATTTCAAGCAATGAGGAAAATGATAGTATGGGGTTCATCAAAGCAATTGATTCAAGAGATCGAAATAGTACATCGAATTCGGACTTTCCGATGGTGATTATGGTGTTACTTCCGGTTTCGGGTGTGTTACTGATTTCGATTTTGGCGGTTTGGATGAGAAGGACGAGATATAAGCGGACGAAATCGGATTCGAAGAAACTAGTTGATAATTCGTGTTTGGATGATCTCGAAATGTTTGTTATCGCAGGTTTACCTGTTCGGTTTGGGTATGAAGATCTTGTCGAGGCAACGGTTAACTTTAGTACCCCGGTTGGGTCGGGTGGGTTCGGGACGGTTTATAAAGGCGTCCTTCGTGACAAGACGGTGGTGGCGGTGAAGAAGATCACCGCGTTAGGGTCTCAAGGAAAGAAGGAATTCGGTACGGAAATCGCAATCATCGGAAACATTCATCATGTAAATCTTGTTAAACTTAAGGGATTTTGTACTCACAAGCGAGATCGGTTCTTGGTGTATGAGTACATGAACCGGGGTTCGTTAGACCGAACCCTTTTCGGGCCGGGCCCACCGCTAGAATGGCAGGAGCGGTTTGAGATCGCGGTTGGAACGGCTCGTGGTCTTGCGTACTTGCACAGCGGGTGCGAGCACAAGATCATACATTGTGACGTTAAGCCCGAGAACATCCTTTTAAGCGATGATATGCAAGTAAAGATTTCGGATTTTGGGTTGTCGAAACTATTGAGTCCCGAGCAATCCGGTTTATTTACAACCATGAGAGGAACCCGCGGGTACCTAGCTCCCGAGTGGCTCACGAACGAGGCTATCTCGGATAAAACCGATGTTTATAGCTACGGTATGGTATTATTGGAATTGATTCAAGGTCGAAAGAATTGTGCGCACGCACCAACCCATGGCTCGGAGAACCCAACTACTGGCGCCCAAGGCCAGTCTTCGGGTTCATCCGGATCCCAAAACCGCCATCGTGCACGTCCACTCTATTTCCCGTTGCAAGCACTAGAGATGCATGAACAAGGTAGATACTTGGACCTCGTGGAACCGAGGTTAGCGGGCCGGGTGACGAAAGATGAAGCCGAGAAGCTAGTCAAGTTGGCTCTATGTTGTGTCCAGGAGGAACCATCGTTGCGACCCACAATGGCTAACGTGGTTGCAATGCTAGAAGGAACGTTGCCGGTGGGTACGCCAAGGTTGGAGTCTTTAAACTTTTTGAGGTTCTATGGAAGGCGATTCAGCGAACCGTCAATGGTTGCAACCGAAGCAGAGGTTGAGATACCGAGCGGTTTTATGGTGTCCATCGAGAGTAGTGGCACAAGTGTGTCCCCGGACTTGTTTTCGTACATGTCTTCGCAACAAGTATCTGGACCCAGATAA